The Miscanthus floridulus cultivar M001 chromosome 6, ASM1932011v1, whole genome shotgun sequence genomic interval tggcTTCTGCCTCTTTATGATTATTCCATTGAACCCGACAAAATCTTACTGCTGTCCTCCTGGTTTGTCGGGTGACCGTATCCAATATCTTGATTGGTCTTTCCTGATAATGTAAATCTGGTTGTAAGTCCATGGCTTCCATAGGTGCTTGTTCTTTCGGTACCCTCAGCATTTATTTAGTTGGGATACGTGAAACACATCGTGTATGTCTAACATTTCTAGAGGTAACTCCAAGTGGTAGGCCACTGCTCCAATCTTTTCAATGAtctgatatggtccaatataccgTAGGGCTAACTTTCCTCTGACCTGAAATCTCCGAGTACCCCTGATGGGTGATACCTTAAGTAGACGAAATCTCCGGGTTGGAGCTCTAACGGTCTTCTCCGAGTAtctgcatagctcttttgtctacttTGTGCTGCCTTCAAATTCTCTCGGACTTTAACTACTTGTTCCTCGGCTTCCTTGATCATGTTGGGGCCAAATAGGCTTCTTTCTCTGATCTTCCAAGGTCGGTTGTATATGTAGGGCATTTAAGATACCTTGTGGTACAATTGGCAGATTCAGTTGGCGAACTTCTTGTACTAACTCTAGTCTTCGGTTTAGAGTCATCATGTAGTGACAATATGTCTTTCTACTTAATGCGTCTGCAACTACATTGGCACTTATTTTTTTCTCATGCACTTCTACCTTCATATACACCGATTCATAGTAACTAATTGATACGCACGCTTATGTGTGATTGGATTGATTTTTCCAAGTGCAAAAGAATAGGAGTTGAGATAAGAAGTTGTTGGAGAGAGTTTTTAATCttgtaaaaaaaatcaaaactaagaGTGAGTTttgaaaactcttggagatggcttACAATGTGGACTTTTGTTTGGGCTTCCTGGAAGCTTTTGGACCTTTTAAAAGCCAAAAAAAACTCCTGAAAGCCAAAGCCACGAGTTCATTACAGTGAGCTTCAATGCTTTTAGCTTATAGGAGCTGTTTGGCTTTTGGAAGTAAAAAGATCGGCTAGAATACCGTTAGAGTcttggtttttctttttttctataaaaaatgTTTTTTAATTGAATTAAGGAGTTTTTAGAGATGCTCTCAGCAAATCAAGATGCACCTTCCAAACGTTGTTGTATTGCTCTCTTGGCTCAACTAAACGTGATGGAGATTACTTGTTTACAATTAAATAAACAAGTGAAATTTAACTTTATCATCAAACGCATATCACTATATCAGGCATACCCCACCCAATGTATTCGTGATTAAAGTGTACGTATCTACTCCGTATTTGTTTTCACGAAGGTTAATCAGGGCCAGACTCCATATCAGTTATCAACGATTGACGTCTTGGATTATTTTTCTCATTTTTCTGTAACCCTATGAAACGTTTTACAGCCTTTTTTTTCCAAAACGATTTCTCAAGCCATAGCatttagcatgttcatcatcatcattgtagaGCTTCATCCATGCCAGTATTCGTCACATTACCGAAATTGGCAATTTCAAAATCAAAAATCAGATTTGATTCAACAAATAAACAATCATCAGCAAGGGAACCCAGACCACACAGACACCAGAGCAATGTCACCCTCGGCGTCAGGAGAATGAACAGTCAAAAATTCAACGACTAAAACTGCTTCATATATTAAACCATGTACAGTGCAGGAAGCCAGGACAAGACATCCCACCTAGTGATCAGAATCCTATACACAATTGACAAATCCTACAAGCCCAGTAATCAAACGGAAGAAGCTAACCTCCTCCCCAACCACACTCCAATACATAATCACAGGAAATTCCACCTCAGCTTCCTCTAATCCACCGAAAACAGAACACTTCCTCTAATCGACGGAAAACAGAACACTTACTATGAAACAGACGTGTTAGCTATCAGAATCAGAATAAgattaaaaaaaagaagaagaaaatcacaacgtcCGGAAACCGCGTCCATCGGTAGCTCCACCAAAGCAACAATCACCTCTGCAGGAGCACAAAAATTGCACCTTAAGAGCCAAGACCAAAGAAAACAACTTTCAAACACCACAAAATCGAGAGACCTCTTCAATCTTGTAGGAGCCGGGCGCCACATCTGCTAGGCACAATCCCGGGTACAGCAACTGCAATCCAGGAAAAccaatagaaaaaaaaatatcatGAAACACCGAATTCGGAGAGGAGACACAATCCAACAATTCTAAGCGTAGGTTCGAAATCCTTACGTCGAGCTGCCGCTGCACCGTGCGCGGGTGCTTCTTGGGCCGGCGCGGGGGCCGTGTCCCACGAATCGCCGCGAAGTCCTCCGCGATCTCCTGCTTGGACAGCGCGATGGAGAACGCCCGCTTCTTCGCCTCCGCCGTCGGCTCGGGCGCGCGCTCCGCGGCCTGAGCCGCCTCGTCCGCTTCGTCCGATCCAGCCTGGCGCGTCGGGGTGGCGGTGGCCGAGCGGCGGGTCCGAAGGTTCCACGGCGGCTGAGCGGCGCGCTGGCGCTGCAGCAgcgagccgccgccgccctcggggCGGTGGGCCTTCTCCTCCTTGTCCGGGGACGGGGTCTCCGGAGACGAGGGAGCGGGCGACGAGGCGGGGCCGTTCTTGGAGCAGCGGAGCACGCGGTGCGTGCCCCAGCTGAGGGTGGGGAAGGAGAAATCGTGGAGCCGCGCGCGGGACGAGGACGACGGCCGCGGCGCGGGACCCATGGGATTCGACTGCGCAGAGGTGACCTtggcgccgcggcggcggtcgTTCTCGACGGCGGCCATGAGGACCATGGGAGGGTGGGAGGGAGGGGCGGGCGGCCGCGTGGGAGAGAGGGGCAGGAGGAACCGAAGCGGAAGGAAGGAAACGAggagggcgagagagagagagatagagggtCAGATTTTTTTAAACAGCGGGTAAAGGGGCCGTTTTTCCGTAAAGACCCCCGGAATCCATCTACTATTTGCCTGCAAGCCCCTTGTAAAACTGTTTTTGGACATCAAGTTTCGGCC includes:
- the LOC136458747 gene encoding uncharacterized protein isoform X2 → MVLMAAVENDRRRGAKVTSAQSNPMGPAPRPSSSSRARLHDFSFPTLSWGTHRVLRCSKNGPASSPAPSSPETPSPDKEEKAHRPEGGGGSLLQRQRAAQPPWNLRTRRSATATPTRQAGSDEADEAAQAAERAPEPTAEAKKRAFSIALSKQEIAEDFAAIRGTRPPRRPKKHPRTVQRQLDLLYPGLCLADVAPGSYKIEER
- the LOC136458747 gene encoding uncharacterized protein isoform X1 → MVLMAAVENDRRRGAKVTSAQSNPMGPAPRPSSSSRARLHDFSFPTLSWGTHRVLRCSKNGPASSPAPSSPETPSPDKEEKAHRPEGGGGSLLQRQRAAQPPWNLRTRRSATATPTRQAGSDEADEAAQAAERAPEPTAEAKKRAFSIALSKQEIAEDFAAIRGTRPPRRPKKHPRTVQRQLDLLYPGLCLADVAPGSYKIEEVSRFCGV